TTTCATACATTAGCCAAATGTGACTAATGTATTTTCTTCATAAAAGATTTTTCCATAATGGCCATGAATGGTTATTCTTAGAGTGACTAAATAAAGCTTAACGAATTTTATTAGTATAGGATTAATGTGAATAATTATAACTTGACTCAATTTTAGATGTGGTCTGTTTTGTTAGTGCCCCCACTTGTAAGCCCGAACTAGTAAAAGACGGATGATAACAACAGAGGGATTAAGAGCTAAAGTGGAATGAGTTTGATAGTGTCGGGCAGTTCGAGCGTCCTGTGAATAAATGTTTGTTAATGAATCATCTGCAACACCAAAAACCCGACATAGACTAGGCCGCTCAGTTGAAAGTTATGAAACAAGTCTGCGGTAGTTCAAAACTGGAATTGACACAATATCGCCAAGTTAATCTTTCCATTTTGACACCGCCAGGAAGAGAGGGAAAGGCACGAGATTCTCAGGCGCTCGGGCTCAAATGTCTTGCACCTGGCTCCGGACTGAGGCGTCAGCAAAAGACTGCCGTCTGTTCCAAAAGTTGCCATGCCATGGAGTGAGGGCCAACGAGAGGAAATTTCTTTCTTATTCGCAAGTGACTAATTCATCATAAAATTGGCCATCCAAACATGGCCTTACTAATAATTAAAGATGAactgtaattaaaaaaaaaaaaataccgaACAACTGAGGGAAGCGTAATtgcattaataatattaaggcTGCTTCATGATAAACATAAACTAGTGGAACGCATTACTataacattaataaaaaaagtctgtaattatatattaaatacataaataaagCTGCTATTTCTATTCGATTTATTTTCTGATgaatatcaaattattttattatttttttatatatttaaactgCTGTTATAATTCAAcagttaaaatttaagaatcatTATATTTACCTCTATTATTGTAATATAACgcaataatttttctaatttttcttaataaataaaaataactgctaaaatataattttactagatataaaattaatcattcattaaaatatattattattgaattttctttataacaattttaaattattaccaAATAAACTTAATAGTATTAAAACAACACTTTTACATTCAATGCTAAGATACTAGCATTTGTTGTCCGATTCAAGGGGCCTATTTAATCTCTTGtcaagacaacatattgctaattaattcaattaaatttataattatttaattgggttaataacgaGTAACAATTAGCATATTcgtttatgttaagaaattaattgatttaatttaaataatttgcgTGTTATTATTAATCAAGTTTTGGTTATTCTCTCTTAAAgcaattaactaattaaatctacatgtGTGTTGGGGTTATTAggtaactaggaattaatttaagcgcatAGTGGATTAATTTaagaagaattggtgggattcgcgtaTTTGAACACTATAACCAAATAATAGATACTAAAATGAATTATCTTTTTAATCAATAATCAACTGCTGACCCCTCAATTTGATTAACTTCagctgaaatttaatttaattatttattttaccatcttaattgcttatttttcttctttaaaatttttagcttGCCCAAAGCAAAATTTGAATCAATTTCTCCCAACAAcaattctcttcttctctctttttgttttaaacTATTCTTTTTATTCCATTACAAAGTTAAGGTCTatgtgggatcgatactcattTACCCTATCTACAAATTCCTTtgaattaaggaaagaaaaataaattttaattgatggaTTCAACGTCCGTCACAAATAGAATAATTTAGATTctgaaaaacatgcaaagaagttGTGTGATTGAGTTTGAAGGGAGCTAGGAAAAATACCTTTAACTTATGGAATTTATTTATGATAACAATTATGAGTCAAGTATAAAGATAACTCTTTATGAAGTATCCTATGGGAGGAAGTATAGAACTCCTTTTTGCTGGACAAAGCTAAGGGAAGATAAGCTTGTGTGTCCTAATTTGATAAGACATGTAAAGGAAAAAgctaaaatcatcaaaaaaagATTAAAGGCGGCAATAAAAAGACACAAGTCTTATACTAAtctaaaaagaaaagatatagaatACTGGTGAATGATAAAGTTTTTCTTAAAGTCTCCTTAGAAAAAAGTGCTAAGATTTTACAAAAAGGGTAAGGTCTAGGTTTATCGATCCATAGGAGATTATTGAATATGTGATCCATAGGAGATTATTGAATATGTGGGTCTAGTAATCTATAAGCTAACCTTACCACCAGAGCTTGATATATATAATGTCTTCTATGTCTCTATATTAGAAAATATAGGTAAAATCCTTCCTACATTATTACAACTGAAGTTATAAACATATAACCAAATTTGTCATACAAAGGAGAGCATGTGAAGGTCCTGGAAAGGGAAATAGAGGAGTTAAAGAATAAAAGGATTTCTCTAGTTAAAGTCTTGTACAGGAACCACAACGTAGAAGAAGCAATCTGGGAGCGTCAAGATATAATGAATCAaaaatatcctcatctctttaatAGAAGTAAAATTTCAaggatgaaaattttataaagggGAAAGATTTGTAATATCCCGAAAGTTTTGGGTCATAAATAGTGTCCGAGTGATCATAATGTCATCCGAAAGAAGTTGAGTACTTTTTTTTACCATAGATAGTATTATTCAAAGTATGTTTAAATAATtagtttgaaataaaaataagtctATTAGGATGGTAAAAAACTCAAATGAAAAATCAGCATATGGACTTAACCTATATTACTGAAAAAAAAAGGTTATGGAGAAATGGGGCAACAATGTTGAAATTGGTCAAAGTTAAgtggaaaaaatatataattagaaCTAAATTGAGAGGTTAATGTATAAATAGGAAAGTTTAGGGTAAAGATCCAATAAGAAGAATTTTCAggcaaaaaagtaaaaaattttaaattttttttctcaagatTAAATACTAGCCATTGAATGGAATAACACTTGGGTGAATTCTAACCatttaaattaactaataattccATAAAATACATGAGAAAAGCTTCATCTTCGTCCTCTATTCAAGCTGGCTTAATAAAGATTCCAAATTCTCCAAATTTACTTTTTCATTTCCCCATCAAATTTCACCTATTTTTCACCTAAAACTAATTCTCCATCCATTACAAATCCCTTTGGTAGCTCAAAATccaagaagagagaaaaataagGAAGAAATCTATGATGGAAGGTTAGGTGAATAGTGACAATCTTATAGATAATTAGAGGTATGTGAGGGTTTTGATGTAAAAGTAATTATTATCCGTTATACatgaaaatttatgaaaaaattgaatcaatataatttatttacttatgTGTATGTTTTAAGAAGATTACGTTGAAAGGAAGTTTGGGAAttcaaaaaaaaaggaaaacaaaagtAATAGTTAAGTGTAATCAAATTGATTTGTGAAAGGAAATTGTGTGTATTCTTAATTGAACAAAGTGTTTATACACAGATTACAAGATTTTATCATGGTAACAAATTATTCTCATATAAATTCTCTTTTAATCAATtagtatcaataattttatgatTTAGCAATCAACTCTAATTATGTGTATATTATATTTACACTCTAACATTCCCCCTCAGCCTAAAATATAGATGTTTATTATGCCCAGTTTATTACAATGATAATTTATTCTAGGCCTCATTTAATGCCTCGGTGAATACATCACCTAATTGCTCCCCTATCTTCATTTATCcggtgaaaattaaattttattgaatcttCTCATGAATAAAATGCCAATTAACTTTCATATGCATACTCATGAATAAAATGCCAATTAACTTTCATATGCATAATCCATTCATGATATACTGGATTAGAGACAACGTGAAAAGCAGCCTGACTATAACACAAAAGTTTTACGAGTGGCACAACATCCATACTGACTTCTTTTAGCAGATAATTTATTCACAAAATCTCACAAATAGATTGAATCTCGATTTTGCATTCTGACTCAGCATTAGATCTGAATGAAAGCTTCCTATGGCCTTATCCAACACCTATAGTGGAAGTAAAAGTAGATTtggaaaaatcacaaaattattttatttatttttaattattatagtttTATGCTTAAtgctttaatttgatttaattaatttaagtatcaatataaaaattttcacaCAATAATTGTGTCTAAAATTAATCTAGTAGCCAATAtagagaaaattaaatattaactattttttaaaaaaaattaagatccTATTACTTGTAGTGCAAATCAAATTTTTACTTGGTAAACTTTAGACCTCCAAATGCATACCTTCTCATTCGTTCATACGAACCGATCTCGAAATGATTCACCACTCACGATGAAATTTCTTCATCtctaaatttttcttaaatgtcAAGAGTAAGATATTGAGATTTTTCTTATAGACTAATGGAATGAGTTGTAGAATTAACAATTAACTCacagtaataaaaataatataattttctctCAAGCAAAGAatagagaaaaggaagaagaagatagGAGGAGAGAatagagaaaaggaagaagaagatagGAGGAGAGAGGTCTACTTGGTCAAGGGAGGAGAATGAGCCATTATCTCTTCTCTCACGTCTCTCCCTTTACATAGAGATAATTGATTGGATAATGATATTCTTGACCCTTAAGCTCTTCTCAAATAACTCATAACTacgtataaaataattttaagttaaaGTGAATTTTCCATATATTACATACgtgtattaattatttaatttaattaattaaattaatctctattataattaattaattatttatttaatcataattaattaagatcataataataattaactaaACTAATTTGCATTagtttaattaatcaaattcaTTAATCACTATTGATAAATCAGTGAACTTGACTAATATTTGATCTTAGGTTTAGTATggaattttactattaaataactCAAGTCCACATGGAATTAGAGTTTAATCTATATATTAATTCTATAGTTTTAAGAATAATTTCTATGTGTCACAcacatatttattattaaatttaaattaattaatttaattaattatttttttataaattaattacattaATTGAATTTAGACTAAACCAATATTTAGTTTTAGTTTTATTAAGAgaataagattttaaatttttttcgaatcatgcataaaattaaaaaaaattaaaaattatttttattctaaaaatatttttgaattcaGGGCGTTTTGAATTTTTGTTTGACAATTATACTGTAGAACTGCGAGGTTCGACAGTAAATTGAAGTTGACATGTTTGACCCTTTAAGTTGAACACAGCCACTAGCATGAATCTTTCACCATGTAAGgtattgtttaaaaaaaaataaataaaaaaaattttaaaatagtatataaaaattattaataattaaaattattattaaaaataaataaatttattgttttaaaattatttttatttttaaatggatataaatatgaaaaaatatttaaacaaataattatttaagaaaattatataaaattgttATAATGGAATTATATATCTTTTGaatctttattaattattctattaaatTGTGAGTTAAAAAGATTTAGAATTTCAATAAAAACACGTTGAAATTTCAGAATTTGTGAGAATTTTAAAAGGTAGATCTGTtgaagaatataaaaaaaaatgtataaaaattatatattttagaatttgtttgttttataaaaaatatttttagttaaatattttttatattttttaacatttgagTACATAAAAAGATTAGTCAacgaatattttaaatattttagaattttttaaaaaatatttattcttttcatatttatatacatctaattaaaaaaaataattttaattattaattattttttaaaaaatgtcaaGCTgacattttatataaatttttcataattaataataattttaattattaattattttttatatactttctttaaaaaagtatttttattttttttaataaataatacctTACACTCAGAGGATTTTGTATCCAACCTCGCAGTTCGATGGTATAACTGTCGAACAAAATTCAAAACACtctaaatttgaaaatatttatggATAAgcatgatttttaaaatttcttttttattttgtacatgatttgaaaaaaaactCCAAAATCTCActcttaattttatcaaaatatatttaagactcatataatattaaattaagtccatattcaatatggcctcataaaatatttttactttctTCTAAATCCATGTCTTACATAACTTTAATTTAAcaaatgaattaattttctTCTTTAAGATCCGTGTTTTACATGAATAAAATTCATCGTATGAACATTGACAAGAATAAACTCTATATGTTATTCATCTAAATGTCGTTAGTTTGGTCCAGTCATCATCATGAGCCACTACATATCTGCCTAAATATCACATGTCCTATAGTATGAGATTCACCACTTCACTATTATCAATATCACTATATTAATCAATAGAGACAAATAAAGGTGAGAATTTACTCTAAATGAATAATTTCTAATGAGTCATTCGatgattgtaaatattttataatattttatacaagTATATTCCGTCATCATATTCTCAGCTCCTTGAGAATGAAATGACTATCAAAAGCTAATCgacaataaattatatttaattatttaaataatatttaattaattaaattatctattatTTATGCCAAAGAATGTAAGATCATATCAAATCAATAATACTATATATGGCTCTAGAACATATATTTCTAACACTGGATATCACACTCTGCTTTTTACTTTTCCATGACATTAGATTTTCCCAACAAACACACAGTAGCTTGTAGTGAACCTTCTATCACTTTTAGATTCAACTCAATTAGTATCAGAAAAACACTCAACTATATTATATCCATGATTATTATAGAGTATACCAAGTTCAAGAGTCCCttttaaataacataaaatttgtTTTAAAGCGACTCAATGTCTAACTATAGGTACAGACATGAACTGGCTTACAATActtactataaaaataatatttggcCGAGTCATGACCATAAGGTAGTTCAGCTTTCCAATCAACCTCCTATATCTCTCTGGGTCATCATAGGGGTCTCCATAATCTTTTGTGAGACATATATTAGGAATCATAAGTGTGCTACAAGCTTTACCTTCAAACTTTCTAGTTTTGGCAAGTAAGTCAAGGACATACTTCCTTTGAGACAAGAGAATTTTCCTtttactcctcaagacttcaACTCCCAAGAAGTACTTAAGCTGACTTAAGCCTTTGGTATGAAAACTAGCATGCaataaagatttgaaagaagagATTCCTACATAATTATTCTCTGTAAtgataatatcatcaacatacataaTAAGAAGAATAATACTAACATCTAAATGTCTATAGAAGATTGAGCGATCACATTTGCTTGCAAATTCTTGAACAACTTCACTGAACTTGCCAACTAAGCACAGGGATTATACTTCGAACCatataaagatttttttaaatggcAGACCTTTTCATACTTCCGTTGAGGCAAAAATCCAGGTAATTGCTTTATATACACTTCTTCTTGGAGATCACCATGCAGAAAGACATTCTTTATATCTAGCTGGTATAAAGGTCAATGCTAAGAAACTGCTAAGAAAATGAACAAAAAAACTGATATCATTTTGGCTATAGGAAAAAATGTCAGAATAGTCGATTCTATAGATTCGTGAATATCCTTTAGCTATAAGACATGCCTTAATCCTTGCTACTGAACCACCTTGATTGAATTTGATGgcaaacacccatttacagcccATAACTTTCATCCCTTAGGGTAATTCAACTAGTTTTCATGTATGATTATCATTTAGAGCTTTGATCTCCTCAAGTATTATATCATGCCACTCGGAATAGGTAGGGCCTCTTTAACGTATTCGGATCTCCTTTTCCTCGGTGAGACTCCATTTTCTGCTTGTCAGATCTCTTTTATGTGGCTCTTATCTTATGATGGCAATTTATAGATTACTTTGGGCGTATGTTATGTAACATCATaaaacttttgattttttttttatccaattggcttatattttctattattaaattatgattATCATAAAACGAGTAGATTATATAGGGGGGAAAATTTATAGTGGGACACTGCCAATAATATCACTCACAAGTATATTTTGGACAGCTCTAGCTATTAATTTTTGGATGTCTGCACAGAATTGCAGAAGAAAGTGTGGGACTACAGCTTTtgtaattcatttttataaatctTATCACTGGCTTTCATTTCTTCAAAATTAAATGTTTCGTATATGAGGAATCATTAAAGTTTTAGAATAGAATTTTCAACCCATCAATTGAACTGCTGCTGTGGCCTGTAGGTCCTGCAcattgtattattattattttaaaggtAAATTGCTTGCATTAAAGAAAAGGTTTGAGGCCTCAGTTTAAAAAACCATggctcaaaaagaaaaaaaaaaacaatttagaaAAGTCCAACCTATAAACTAAACCCTAACCTAAACTGGTGTAGAAACAGTGAGAGCTCAATGCCACCTCTACTGCCATGTCGATCTGATCCTCGATTTGCCACAAACTATTGCACAAGGAAGAATCATGGAGCCACAGAAAAAAAATGATCAAAGATCCACATCGAGAAGCACAAGAAACAAAAATAAGGGCAGGAAGCAGATGTGGGACCGTGGGAAGATGATCCCAGAACAATTCAACACCAACAGAGGGAAAATTGAGAACGTTATTTGGCATTCCATTCGTGCCTACCATATTCTTTGAGTCTCACGAACCAACTACAACCACACTTTTAATAGAAGTAACCAAATGAAAGTACTACAAATCTAGATGCCTAAAACCAGAAGCACAGTCTTTGAGAGCTAAATATGAAAAAGAACCAGCAAGGGAGAAAATGGACACATTGAAGCCATCAGCTCACAGGATCCACACAAGAGTCGACAATCTGCTCTCCCATCCGTAATCAGTTTCATGCATCAAGAAACTTGCAAGAAAGTGAACCAGAAGAGAAGCAAAACACTAAAAAACAACACTAAAAAAACATGTAGATCTCAAAGAATCCCTCTTTAATGAAGCTTTGATATGCAAGTCACATGACAAAAACTTATGTACACCCACCCAAAGAGGAAAGGGAGGAACCCATGGCTCTGGGTGGATAGAGGAAGGAGATCGTCCCCACCTAGATAGGGTAGGAGACAACCCATGGCTCTAATAGTTTAAACTTTAATACTTCACTACTTACTACTTCATATGGATCTACTTATTTCGCTTATTTACTTTAGTACTCTAATAGTTCATATGAGCACAGGGGCTTTACTACACTTCTCTACTATTTAATGGCTTAAGCTTCACCACTTCACTATTCTACTACCTTTTCTACTAATTATTAACACCTATTAATTATCTAATGGCTTAAATAGCAGTACATTTGCGTATCACTGACCCTTCAACATCACCTATGTCTGGATACCTTCTTAGCACCACAATGAGCGCTAACTCATAATGAATTTGACAACTTGAGACAACACATCGAAcgtatttaaactaaaaaagaTGTGTAGTAGCGTAACCCTTATTTTTCAGTCGGATGCATTGCATTAGGATCAGACAGGTGCTTCTGCAACATGTATATCATTGGCCCAATACGATGCATAGCTTTTTCACCCGGCCATTCCCAACATGCCTAGATGAAAATGGATTGGATGAGAACGTCATCAAAGATCTTTATtgattactttatttttatttgttatgtatatataaatatatatatatatatatatatatatatatatatatattgacttttttaaaaaatatatttttaattatacattttAAATTGTGGCTGTTTTAGATTATTTAtgtctaattttaaattataaattttttatatattataattgaatgAATTTGATTGTGATTGATTTTGTGATATTGTGCATTGAAATTTGTAATTGTTTTGATTCCGTGATGTGGAAATTAAAATAGATATGCAAAATTACAAACAGATATACAAATTTGAAGTGTGTTTGGAAATTTAGTGTATGattttataaagaataaatatccacaAATAGAGTATCAACAAATAAGCGCTTTGtaatataaatgaatttataaatagattatcCATTTCTAAGTTAGAATTCAtttgtaaatataaaattttaaatatttaaaaatttttatccaAAATTGATTCTATTTTGATGTGACATATCACATCACCttctttataataaaagaatGTTACATCACTCAACACATAGGTTAATCCAATTAATCTCTAGTCAACTAATTAACCAGACGAGTATAATCTTTTGATCAAAAACTTTAATTCTTtgcataatatttttatacatatatattttgttaaagaatgtttttatttgcttttgttatattctaaaattcatttttacttttaaatgacttaaaaataattatttaattttttttaccaaaaatttctattttaaaaatagttctctagaaattgaaaaaaaatatatgtttttaaaatgaattagaaacaaattaaacatcattaaaaataaataaaaataaaaaattaattaatataatttttaataaaaactgctaaaaataaaaaaaattatgtaaattaatataatttttaaaaatttaattaaaaatatattttttacaaattattCGGTGTTCAAAGTCCACCCAATCGACAAATTCAAATTCGcaccattaaaaaaataaaacactttcttttaaattttaaggtgattaatttaataatattaattgttctaaataaatttaagagtaaAGTGTAAAATTATGTcgcaatttaattaaataacatattttaattaattatgccacaatttaatttaaagattacataaataagaaatattttatttaaattaatacaattttgaaaaaatctctataaaaattaatttaataatactaataattaattatttttaaatattcaaataataattaatttaaaaattctttaaaaatctagttaattatttaaattaacgtACTCATATTCTTTCATTCTCTTCAAACActaattaaaaacattttattgaaaatatttgagGTCAATATTCTATCTTCTCATATTCTTTCATTCTCTTCAACaccaattaaaaatattttattgaaaatatttgagGTCAATATTCTATCTTCTCATATTCTTTcgtaattactaataattaatatgaactgtaattaaaataaaataaaaaaaagaaagttgacCAAATAACTGAGGGAATCTTAATTGCATTAAtaagatttattaattaatattaaatatataatattaaggcTGCTACatctatatacatatataaacataaactagTGGGATGCATTATTATAATGAAAAGAGCCGTtcagtaaataaaaaataatttattttttattatttcacaaATGATATTAACAAATCAAATTCTCCCCTTGCCACCTTTTGCTCCAACTCTCCCTATTTATATGTGATGAGATGGAGATTAGAAGCAGCAAGAAACAAGCATGGAAGATATGTTCTTCTCTCTAGCTTTGCTCCTTTCATTTCTTCTTCTTGCCTTCAACTTCTTCTTACGAAGAAGCACACAACACAGAAACCTTCCCACATCCCCATTTGCTCTTCCAATTATAGGTCATCTTCATCTTGTCAATCTTCCCCTCCATAGATCTCTCCATGCTCTTTCGCAAAAATATGGTCCAATCATTTCTCTCCGATTTGGTTTCCGTCGAGTGATAGTTTTATCATCGCCGTCCATGGTGGAAGAATGCTTCACCAAAAATGACATTGTTTTCTCCAATCGTCCTCCCTTAACCATTCTCAAGTACGTTACTTACAATTGCACCACCCTTGGAACAACCTCATACAGTGATCACTGGCGCAAACTCCGCCGTATAGGCACTCATGAAGTATTTTCATCGAATCGTCTGAATGTATTCACAGGCATCCGGAGGGACGAAATAAAGATTTTCATGAACAAACTCTATAGTGTCTCGAGCCATGATTTTGCTAAGGTAGTGTTGAGACCAATGCTCATGGAGCTAACCTTTAACATAATGATGCGGATGGTCGCTGGGAAGCGATACTACGGCGAGGAAGTGACTGCAAACGAcaaggcagaggcagaggaattCAGAGAGATGATAACGGAGATGTTTAAATATACTGGTGCCTCATATCTTGGAGATTTCTTGCCTTTTTTGAAGTTGATTGACTACCAGGGTTTTTTGAAGAGAGTGAAGAGACTTGGCAAGAGAACTGATAGATTCCTGCAAAATCTCATTGACGAGCATCGTTGTGCAAGTCATGAGAGAAAGAAAGATACCATGATTGGCCATCTTCTTTCCATGCAAGAATCACAACCAGAATATTATACAGATGACATTATCAAAGCCCTAATTCTGGTTAGTAATGATGATGATGCATCTCTTAATTTCTAAGCATTTCATCTTTtaatttatgtatatgttttagcATTTAGTATATGAAACTTAGCCTAGATCCGGCAATCATAAACAATTGGGTctcccaagaaaaaaaaaagattggaTTCATATATTTATACCTTGCAATTGGCTTGGTGTAAGATGGATTAGATCTATCTAAATATTTTCAGTATAGAAAAATACTTATCTTTAATCAAGTCAATTATAAGGTATAGACAAGTGGATCTCTCATGGAAAACAAAAATGAAACCTACATATTTATGCATTGAAATTTGTTTGATCCACGACGAATTATATTAGATAAAAGTTTTTCATATGGAAAAATATTTATCTAAACTTGATACATCATAGACCGAGTTAATAGTAAGGCACaaacaaataaagaaaaatatttgtttGGACCCGATCTATCATATATCAATACTTTAaatcacaaataaataaatttcatgaaaaatatatgaaatccGCTTCAATGTCTTTTGAGGATATGGTTAATTGAATTCagctaaaaatttatataaaatgttATGATATATTTAGACTATATATactattgaatttaatttaaataaatatttttaaattaaaatataaaaaaaaatcatatttttta
This is a stretch of genomic DNA from Manihot esculenta cultivar AM560-2 chromosome 2, M.esculenta_v8, whole genome shotgun sequence. It encodes these proteins:
- the LOC110607404 gene encoding isoflavone 3'-hydroxylase, coding for MEDMFFSLALLLSFLLLAFNFFLRRSTQHRNLPTSPFALPIIGHLHLVNLPLHRSLHALSQKYGPIISLRFGFRRVIVLSSPSMVEECFTKNDIVFSNRPPLTILKYVTYNCTTLGTTSYSDHWRKLRRIGTHEVFSSNRLNVFTGIRRDEIKIFMNKLYSVSSHDFAKVVLRPMLMELTFNIMMRMVAGKRYYGEEVTANDKAEAEEFREMITEMFKYTGASYLGDFLPFLKLIDYQGFLKRVKRLGKRTDRFLQNLIDEHRCASHERKKDTMIGHLLSMQESQPEYYTDDIIKALILDVIFGGTESAAVTLEWAMSDLLNHPEAMEKVKKELDIHISENSLMNESDISKLSYLQNIITETMRLHPPGPLLIRHLSSQECSIGGYHVKPNTMLIVNAWAIHRDPEVWDDATGFKPERFESSAGQGSEVYKYMPFGLGRRSCPGMGLANRVMVFALGSMIHCFEWRKASDQKIDMSEGYGLTMPMAKPLKAMCKARNVMTNKLSSTL